A single Tenacibaculum sp. Bg11-29 DNA region contains:
- the wecB gene encoding non-hydrolyzing UDP-N-acetylglucosamine 2-epimerase: MRKRILIVVGTRPNFVKITQFKKQAALQNIDLKIVHTGQHYDEKMSAIFLKQFNIEIDYFLNINGKTPNSLIGEIMIKLEEVINNFKPDLLLSVGDVNSTLAASITANKLNVKLGHIESGLRSLDREMPEEINRIITDEISDICFVTEESGIENLKNIGKSDDQIAYVGNTMIDTLVHFEEQIEASIILEEIDHKKYILITMHRPRNVDGEESLHKIISLLKKVTENYNVVFSLHPRTKNSFIKNKLFDSLETIEGLKIIPPQNYFAFQKLVKYAFCVVTDSGGIQEETTFQKIPCITLRENTERPSTITKGTNILMSFDNEKIVNHLNSIENKLFKEGEVPNLWDGYATGRILKKCIDFLS, from the coding sequence ATGAGAAAGAGAATTTTGATTGTTGTGGGTACAAGACCCAATTTTGTGAAAATTACGCAATTTAAAAAACAAGCAGCATTACAGAATATTGATTTAAAAATAGTACATACAGGTCAACATTATGATGAGAAAATGTCTGCTATCTTTTTAAAACAATTTAATATAGAAATAGATTATTTTTTAAATATAAATGGAAAAACACCTAATAGTTTAATCGGAGAGATTATGATTAAATTAGAAGAGGTAATTAATAATTTTAAACCTGATTTATTACTTTCTGTAGGAGATGTAAATTCAACTTTAGCGGCGTCAATTACGGCAAATAAACTAAATGTGAAATTAGGCCATATAGAAAGTGGACTTAGAAGTTTAGATAGAGAAATGCCAGAGGAAATTAATAGAATAATAACCGATGAAATTTCTGATATTTGTTTTGTTACAGAAGAGAGTGGTATTGAAAATTTAAAAAATATAGGAAAGTCAGATGATCAAATAGCATATGTTGGTAACACAATGATTGATACACTTGTTCATTTTGAAGAGCAAATTGAAGCATCAATAATATTAGAAGAAATTGACCATAAAAAATATATTCTAATAACCATGCACAGACCAAGAAATGTAGATGGTGAAGAAAGTCTTCATAAAATAATAAGTCTGTTAAAGAAAGTTACTGAAAACTATAATGTAGTATTCTCATTACATCCTAGAACAAAAAATAGTTTTATTAAAAATAAATTATTTGATTCTTTAGAAACTATTGAAGGTTTAAAAATTATACCGCCACAAAATTATTTTGCGTTTCAAAAATTAGTAAAATATGCTTTTTGTGTAGTTACAGATAGTGGAGGAATTCAAGAAGAAACTACTTTTCAAAAAATACCATGTATTACTTTAAGAGAAAATACAGAAAGGCCTAGTACAATAACAAAAGGAACAAATATTTTAATGTCTTTTGATAATGAAAAGATTGTAAATCATTTAAATAGTATAGAAAATAAATTGTTTAAAGAAGGTGAAGTTCCAAATTTATGGGATGGATATGCAACAGGTCGTATTTTAAAAAAATGTATTGATTTTTTATCATGA
- a CDS encoding glycosyltransferase, whose product MSYIAMVVDASYPNDIRVRKEAESLVNSGNKVVVICPHKKNDDKIENINGVNIFRIGTNYSNSKKGLHDIFESIFNINLLFFFGIKKAMKQYSIEYLHIHDLPLAGTGYLFKSKVKKLILDMHENYPEALKTWFLWKKNPIIKLKNFIFMNPILWSYKERKYCKKYDTIICVVAEMKQKLITNFNINPTKLVVISNFEKKEFASNFLNSVAQNIINPKDFSITYVGGFGPHRGIDTAIKAMPQIVAKIPNATLFLIGKGSFAVETKLKEITREYKVERNVKFVGYRPFNEVSTIMQESSINIIPHKSNEHTDNTIPHKLFQIMMSKSLLLVSSCKPLKRIVEKYDCGVVFKADDINDFTDKVLMIHQKDNLLNYKKHNAFDAVMNQGENWEEESLKLHSLYTYI is encoded by the coding sequence ATGAGTTATATAGCTATGGTTGTAGATGCTTCTTATCCTAATGATATAAGGGTAAGAAAAGAAGCTGAATCGTTAGTTAATAGCGGTAATAAAGTTGTGGTTATTTGTCCACATAAAAAAAATGATGATAAAATCGAAAATATTAATGGAGTAAATATTTTTAGAATAGGTACTAATTATTCGAATTCTAAAAAAGGGTTACATGATATTTTTGAAAGCATTTTTAATATAAATCTTCTTTTTTTCTTCGGAATAAAGAAGGCTATGAAGCAATATAGTATTGAATATCTTCATATTCATGATTTACCATTAGCGGGTACAGGTTATCTATTTAAATCTAAAGTTAAAAAATTAATTTTAGATATGCATGAGAATTATCCAGAGGCTTTAAAAACTTGGTTTTTATGGAAGAAAAATCCAATAATAAAACTAAAGAATTTTATTTTTATGAACCCTATTTTGTGGTCTTATAAAGAAAGAAAATATTGTAAAAAATACGATACTATTATTTGTGTAGTGGCAGAAATGAAACAAAAATTAATTACTAACTTTAATATTAATCCTACTAAGTTAGTAGTTATTTCTAATTTTGAGAAAAAAGAATTTGCTAGTAATTTTTTAAATTCAGTAGCACAAAATATAATTAATCCCAAAGATTTTTCAATAACATATGTAGGTGGATTTGGACCTCACAGAGGAATTGATACCGCTATTAAAGCAATGCCTCAAATTGTAGCTAAAATACCTAATGCCACTCTTTTCTTAATAGGTAAAGGAAGTTTTGCTGTCGAAACAAAATTAAAAGAAATTACTAGAGAATATAAAGTAGAGCGTAATGTAAAGTTTGTTGGTTACCGACCTTTTAACGAAGTTTCAACCATTATGCAAGAATCAAGCATTAATATAATTCCTCATAAATCAAACGAGCATACCGACAATACGATACCTCATAAATTATTTCAAATAATGATGAGTAAGAGTTTGTTGTTAGTAAGTTCTTGTAAACCATTAAAAAGAATTGTTGAAAAATACGATTGTGGAGTCGTTTTTAAAGCCGACGATATTAATGATTTTACTGATAAGGTTCTTATGATTCATCAAAAAGATAATTTACTAAATTATAAGAAGCATAACGCTTTTGATGCAGTAATGAATCAAGGAGAAAATTGGGAAGAGGAAAGCTTAAAATTACATAGTTTATATACATATATTTAA
- a CDS encoding glycosyltransferase family 4 protein, giving the protein MKVLIITYYWVPAGGSGVQRWLKFVKYLRDFNIEPVVYTVDEAKYPIIDESLKSDVPKNIEVLKKTIWEPNNFLSIFKKKETKTSAGFLNPNPTFFGKILQYVRANYFIPDARKFWIKPSVKYLEKYLKENKIDAIITTGPPHSLHLIGLALKKKTNVKWIADFRDPWTAIDYFHQLPLTKKAIKKHNQLEQEVLENADASLVVGETMKVNYKPFSNNIHVVTNGYDSEENEKIVPVLDTKFSITHIGLMNSDRNPKILWKALAELSEENNAFKNDLEIKLIGKLSEDVVVDLEKHQFKNVKKINYVPHKEVQQYQRNSQVLLLAVNNVPSAKGIITGKIFEYLQAKRPILAIGPEDGDLAEILKNTNSGTIVDFNDKEAIKRTVLSLYKSYKENTLQVSSRNIEQYHRKELTKQLSVIVKQVVNS; this is encoded by the coding sequence TTGAAAGTATTAATTATAACTTATTATTGGGTACCTGCAGGTGGTTCAGGAGTACAACGTTGGTTAAAATTTGTAAAATATTTACGTGATTTTAATATAGAACCAGTTGTGTATACGGTTGATGAAGCTAAGTACCCTATTATTGATGAATCGTTAAAAAGTGATGTACCAAAAAATATAGAAGTTTTAAAGAAAACTATTTGGGAACCTAATAATTTTTTATCAATATTTAAAAAGAAAGAAACTAAAACAAGTGCTGGTTTTTTGAATCCTAATCCTACCTTTTTTGGGAAAATATTACAATACGTTAGAGCAAATTATTTTATTCCAGATGCTAGAAAATTTTGGATAAAACCTTCTGTTAAATATTTAGAAAAATACTTGAAAGAAAATAAAATTGATGCAATTATAACTACAGGGCCACCGCATAGTTTACACTTAATAGGTTTAGCGTTAAAGAAAAAAACAAATGTAAAGTGGATTGCTGATTTTCGTGATCCGTGGACAGCTATCGACTATTTTCATCAGTTACCGTTAACCAAAAAAGCAATAAAAAAACATAATCAATTAGAGCAAGAAGTTTTGGAAAATGCTGATGCATCTTTGGTTGTTGGTGAAACAATGAAGGTGAATTATAAGCCATTTTCAAATAACATTCACGTAGTAACTAATGGGTATGATTCAGAAGAAAATGAGAAAATTGTACCTGTTTTAGATACAAAATTCTCCATAACACATATTGGTTTAATGAATTCGGACAGAAATCCGAAAATATTATGGAAGGCATTGGCTGAATTATCCGAAGAAAATAATGCTTTTAAAAACGATTTAGAGATAAAGTTAATAGGTAAATTATCGGAAGATGTAGTAGTTGATTTAGAAAAACATCAATTTAAAAATGTTAAAAAAATAAATTACGTACCACATAAAGAAGTACAACAATATCAGCGTAATTCACAAGTATTATTACTTGCTGTAAATAATGTGCCAAGTGCTAAAGGAATCATAACAGGTAAAATTTTTGAGTATTTACAAGCAAAACGACCTATCTTAGCCATTGGACCTGAAGATGGTGATTTAGCAGAAATTTTAAAAAATACAAATTCGGGAACTATTGTTGATTTTAACGATAAAGAAGCAATTAAAAGAACGGTTTTAAGTTTGTATAAAAGTTACAAAGAAAATACATTGCAAGTATCTTCAAGAAATATTGAACAATATCATCGTAAGGAGTTAACCAAACAATTATCAGTAATAGTAAAACAAGTAGTAAATTCTTGA
- the wecB gene encoding non-hydrolyzing UDP-N-acetylglucosamine 2-epimerase — translation MKKIVTILGARPQFVKGAVLSRVINSHKEIEEVIVHTGQHFDANMSAVFFDEMQIPKPKYNLNINGLNHGAMTGQMLEKIEEILLAEKPDAIVVYGDTNSTVAGALAAKKLHIKVIHIEAGLRSFNMQMPEEINRIVTDRISDLLSCPTQVAIANLKQEGFDNLNIEIEQHGDIMKDAVEFYGAFSKEKSTVITDLKLMKNEFVLATIHRQENTDDKQKLVNVFLGLEEINKTKKVVMPLHPRTKKMLDLYGLKPKIIFINPVGYFDMLELLKNCALVVTDSGGLQKEAFFNKKYCIIAREETEWTELVTNGYAKITATNPQEISNAYAEFLKATKNFKEELYGNNVGEKIYQSIIKLINA, via the coding sequence TTGAAAAAAATAGTTACCATATTAGGAGCTCGACCTCAGTTTGTAAAAGGAGCAGTGCTAAGTAGAGTGATAAATAGTCACAAAGAAATTGAAGAGGTTATTGTACATACAGGACAGCATTTTGATGCTAATATGAGCGCAGTTTTTTTTGATGAAATGCAAATACCTAAGCCAAAATATAATTTAAATATAAATGGTTTAAATCATGGCGCTATGACGGGGCAGATGTTAGAAAAAATTGAAGAAATTTTACTAGCAGAAAAACCTGATGCAATTGTTGTTTATGGTGATACAAATTCTACTGTTGCAGGTGCTTTAGCTGCGAAGAAATTACATATTAAAGTAATACATATTGAGGCTGGTTTACGATCATTTAATATGCAAATGCCTGAAGAAATTAACCGTATTGTAACAGATAGAATTTCCGATTTATTAAGTTGTCCAACTCAAGTAGCCATTGCTAATTTAAAGCAAGAAGGTTTTGATAACTTAAATATTGAAATTGAGCAACATGGTGATATTATGAAAGATGCTGTAGAGTTTTATGGTGCTTTTTCTAAAGAAAAATCAACAGTTATTACTGATTTAAAATTGATGAAAAATGAGTTTGTGTTAGCAACCATTCATCGTCAAGAAAATACGGATGATAAACAAAAACTTGTCAATGTTTTTTTAGGATTAGAAGAAATCAATAAAACAAAAAAAGTGGTAATGCCGTTGCATCCTCGGACAAAAAAAATGCTTGATTTATATGGATTAAAACCGAAAATTATATTTATAAATCCTGTTGGTTATTTTGATATGTTAGAACTTTTAAAAAATTGCGCCTTGGTTGTTACCGATAGTGGCGGACTACAAAAAGAGGCCTTTTTTAATAAGAAGTATTGCATTATTGCCAGAGAAGAAACTGAATGGACAGAGCTTGTAACGAATGGTTATGCTAAAATAACCGCTACAAATCCGCAAGAAATAAGTAATGCATATGCTGAGTTTTTAAAAGCAACAAAAAACTTTAAAGAAGAATTATACGGTAATAATGTTGGCGAAAAAATATATCAATCAATCATTAAATTAATAAACGCGTAA
- a CDS encoding lipopolysaccharide biosynthesis protein yields MGIVLKQSLKNTIIIYLGFLIGGINTIVLYSRFLKDEYYGLATYVFSASNLLMPIMALGIQFTIVKFFTAYKTKTEKDSFLSSVLFLPLFIAFPIGFCWDFFHNLIMSYISKSNIEGNLIIENYTIYIYVIAVCCAYFEVFYSWAKVQMQSVFGTVLKELYNRAAIMILLFAVHFELISKQEFLYYMAFAYVVRTLLMLVYAFKLYTPKLSFTLPNNFKEVLRYSFYILLAGSAGALVLDIDKIMIPGKDGFATAAYYAVALFIGSFIEAPSRAMGQILQPLTSKAINENNDKETNSLYHKSAINLLLVGGLFFILVNCNVDELFKIMPNKNYAGGGLVVLLISGGKLFMMSLGNNGAIIQNSKFYRITMPIGVGMAFMVTYLNIFLYNDIGMGTEGLALATLLSVVTFNAFKLWFVDKKLKMFPYTMKTLQMSLIIVVLFLAFYFWNFSVPEFSIKNFRVDPLVNIILKSLIIIPVYLFVVFKLTISDQINSLMNRYL; encoded by the coding sequence TTGGGAATCGTATTAAAGCAATCACTTAAAAACACCATAATTATCTATTTAGGATTTTTAATTGGTGGAATAAACACTATCGTTTTATATTCAAGATTTTTAAAAGATGAATATTACGGTTTAGCAACTTACGTATTTTCTGCATCAAATTTATTAATGCCAATAATGGCGTTAGGAATTCAATTTACTATTGTTAAGTTTTTTACAGCCTATAAAACTAAAACAGAAAAAGACAGCTTTTTAAGTTCTGTACTTTTTTTGCCTTTATTCATAGCCTTTCCTATTGGTTTTTGTTGGGATTTTTTCCATAATTTAATTATGAGTTATATTTCAAAAAGTAATATTGAAGGTAATTTAATTATTGAAAATTACACCATTTATATCTATGTTATTGCAGTATGTTGTGCGTATTTTGAAGTTTTTTATTCGTGGGCAAAAGTACAAATGCAATCTGTTTTTGGTACTGTTTTAAAAGAACTTTATAATAGAGCAGCTATTATGATATTATTATTTGCTGTGCATTTTGAGCTTATCAGCAAACAAGAGTTTTTATATTATATGGCTTTTGCCTATGTAGTACGAACATTATTAATGTTAGTTTATGCTTTTAAATTATATACACCAAAGTTAAGTTTTACTTTACCTAATAATTTTAAAGAAGTATTACGTTACTCTTTTTACATTCTTTTGGCAGGAAGTGCAGGGGCACTTGTTTTAGATATCGATAAAATAATGATACCTGGTAAAGATGGTTTTGCAACAGCTGCATATTATGCAGTAGCTTTGTTTATAGGAAGTTTTATTGAGGCGCCAAGTAGGGCAATGGGGCAAATTTTACAACCATTAACTTCAAAAGCTATTAACGAAAATAATGATAAAGAAACCAATAGTTTGTATCATAAAAGCGCTATCAATTTATTATTAGTTGGTGGTTTGTTTTTTATATTGGTTAACTGTAATGTTGATGAGTTATTTAAAATAATGCCAAATAAAAATTATGCTGGAGGTGGTTTAGTTGTGCTATTAATTTCGGGAGGAAAATTATTTATGATGTCTTTAGGAAACAATGGTGCAATTATTCAAAACTCAAAATTTTATAGAATTACCATGCCAATTGGTGTTGGAATGGCGTTTATGGTTACCTATTTAAATATTTTTCTCTACAATGATATAGGTATGGGAACGGAAGGTTTAGCTTTAGCAACCTTATTATCTGTGGTAACTTTTAATGCTTTTAAACTTTGGTTTGTAGATAAGAAGTTAAAAATGTTTCCGTACACGATGAAAACATTACAAATGAGTTTGATTATTGTAGTATTGTTTTTAGCTTTTTATTTTTGGAATTTTTCAGTACCAGAATTTTCTATAAAAAACTTTAGAGTAGACCCACTTGTTAATATAATTTTAAAGAGTCTTATAATTATTCCCGTATACCTATTTGTAGTGTTTAAACTGACTATTTCAGATCAAATAAATAGTTTAATGAATAGATATTTATAA
- a CDS encoding Crp/Fnr family transcriptional regulator: MNSDIENFLSQYIDLPENIISLFKEIITYIELEPFDFLTKTNENSTSFFIIKTGIVRSYLQTECGKEITRTFFLPGQLTGNIAALIKKTPSNVNYQALTKITAYKGDFIKFKELVLKHHKLSLLYVKTMESTYLKTESLILEISTYSATERYLMLKKIIPDIDNIIAQRYIASYLNVSPVQLSRIKKNLSLFQLK, from the coding sequence ATGAATAGTGATATTGAAAATTTTCTTTCTCAGTATATTGATTTGCCTGAAAACATAATTTCACTTTTCAAAGAAATAATTACCTATATAGAGTTAGAGCCTTTTGATTTCCTAACTAAAACAAATGAAAACTCTACTTCATTTTTCATTATAAAAACAGGTATCGTTAGATCTTATTTACAAACTGAGTGTGGTAAAGAAATTACTAGAACTTTTTTTCTTCCTGGTCAATTAACTGGAAATATAGCTGCCTTAATAAAAAAAACACCTTCAAATGTAAACTACCAAGCTTTAACAAAAATCACTGCTTATAAAGGTGATTTTATAAAGTTTAAAGAATTAGTTTTAAAACATCATAAACTTAGTTTGTTATATGTAAAAACGATGGAGAGTACTTATTTAAAAACTGAAAGCTTAATTTTAGAAATCTCTACTTATAGTGCTACTGAGAGATATTTAATGTTAAAAAAAATAATTCCAGATATAGATAATATAATTGCTCAACGCTACATAGCTTCTTACCTTAATGTTTCACCTGTACAATTAAGTCGAATTAAAAAGAACCTTAGCCTATTTCAATTAAAATAA
- a CDS encoding Crp/Fnr family transcriptional regulator translates to MDFFRNFVFNIHRVSESSFTKLNKLIQQKKLLKNQELVHLGQIPTNFYILRKGIVRAYIIDEKGKEHTKTIYTPVVTSGNLGALIKQEPSNLIYECLTECDVLECNYASFYDLTLSHHDLSIFHHRVLEAIHIREERKILELLMLNATQRYEKLKERFPKIDNLINQYHIASYLNITPVQLSRVRKNYRN, encoded by the coding sequence ATGGACTTCTTCAGAAATTTTGTTTTTAATATTCATCGCGTTTCAGAAAGTTCTTTTACAAAACTTAATAAACTAATACAACAAAAAAAACTTCTTAAAAACCAAGAACTTGTTCATTTAGGTCAAATACCAACTAATTTTTATATTTTAAGAAAAGGAATTGTAAGAGCTTATATTATAGACGAAAAAGGAAAAGAGCACACCAAAACCATATACACTCCTGTAGTTACTTCAGGAAACTTAGGTGCTTTAATTAAACAAGAACCTTCTAATTTAATTTATGAATGCCTCACAGAATGTGATGTTTTAGAGTGTAATTATGCTTCTTTTTATGACTTAACATTATCACATCATGATTTATCGATTTTTCATCATAGAGTTTTAGAAGCAATACACATTAGAGAAGAAAGGAAAATATTAGAACTTTTAATGTTAAATGCTACACAACGATATGAAAAATTGAAAGAAAGGTTTCCTAAAATTGATAATCTAATAAATCAATACCATATTGCTTCCTATTTAAATATAACGCCTGTTCAATTAAGTAGAGTTAGAAAAAATTACAGAAATTAA
- a CDS encoding WbqC family protein: MSLFIPTYFAPISQYAVIYKTNAVVFEFEDNYQKQTYRNRCYIYGANGKLTLNVPVKHLLNEGRKKTKDTLVENDIQWQQQHFKSLLSAYRTSPFFEFFEDDISKLFSKKYKYLQDVNIDTHLFITDALQLNTSFSKTTTYDVTPNITDYRNLALAKKGVEIEIDTYIQMFDDKHGFIPNLSILDLLFMEGPNAISFLEEIYFK; encoded by the coding sequence ATGTCACTTTTTATACCAACATACTTTGCCCCTATTTCACAATATGCAGTGATTTATAAAACTAATGCCGTTGTTTTTGAATTTGAAGATAACTATCAAAAACAAACTTATAGAAATAGGTGCTATATTTATGGAGCTAACGGAAAATTAACTTTAAATGTACCTGTAAAACATTTACTCAACGAAGGTCGAAAAAAAACAAAAGATACTTTAGTTGAAAATGATATTCAATGGCAACAACAACACTTTAAATCATTGTTATCAGCATATCGTACATCTCCTTTTTTTGAGTTTTTTGAAGACGATATATCTAAATTATTTAGTAAAAAATATAAGTACTTACAAGATGTAAATATAGATACGCATCTATTTATCACTGACGCATTACAATTAAACACTTCTTTTTCTAAAACAACAACGTATGATGTAACGCCTAATATTACTGATTATAGAAACTTAGCACTTGCTAAAAAAGGTGTTGAGATTGAAATTGACACTTATATTCAAATGTTTGATGATAAACACGGCTTTATACCAAACTTATCTATTTTAGATTTACTTTTTATGGAAGGCCCCAATGCTATTAGTTTTTTAGAAGAAATTTATTTTAAATAA
- the lepB gene encoding signal peptidase I, giving the protein MTFTEWFIFFLVIQVIHFLGTWKLYIKAGRKAWEAAIPVYNAIVLMQIINRSKWWVILLFVPIVNLLMFPIIWIETCRSFGFNQRKDTLLTVFTLGLYIYYINYVTDTPYIENRSLQPRSPLGEWVSSIAFAIIAATIVHTYFMQPYTIPTSSLEKTLLVGDYLFVSKFHYGARIPSTTVAAPMAHDTVPLLGTKSFLSDNKNKDGFLNKLSLPYMRLPGFQNIKRNDIVVFSWPADTLKTMWGDRSREATYKPIDKRTNYVKRATGIAGDTLEVRDGYVFINGEKTVLPDRAKPQWYFIVDTDGKQLSETVIREFNKNREARMSNDGVYFFNLTDKEAAILAKNPIVKSIKKRLHPSGNYDKTVFPHHPKYAWSHDNFGPIYIPKKGTTVALNENTIPFYEQIIRRYENNDLTIFGNDIFINGKKAKNYTFKQDYYWMMGDNRQNSLDARNWGYVPFDHVVGKPVLIWLSWDPNAPSFMAKMKSIRWDRMFTTVGGSGKPNSYLWLALLIIGGYIVYSFYKGKKKA; this is encoded by the coding sequence ATGACATTTACCGAATGGTTTATATTCTTTTTAGTAATACAAGTAATTCACTTTTTAGGAACTTGGAAATTATATATTAAAGCAGGAAGAAAAGCTTGGGAAGCTGCTATACCTGTTTACAATGCCATTGTTTTAATGCAAATAATAAACCGTTCGAAATGGTGGGTTATTTTGTTGTTTGTTCCAATAGTTAACTTATTAATGTTTCCTATTATTTGGATAGAAACTTGTAGAAGTTTTGGCTTTAATCAACGAAAAGACACCTTATTAACAGTCTTTACATTAGGTTTATACATATACTATATTAATTATGTTACAGATACACCGTATATTGAAAACAGAAGCTTACAACCAAGATCTCCTTTAGGTGAATGGGTAAGTTCAATTGCTTTTGCTATTATTGCTGCAACCATAGTACATACCTATTTTATGCAGCCTTATACCATACCTACTTCTTCTTTAGAAAAAACATTGTTAGTTGGTGATTATTTATTTGTTAGTAAATTTCATTATGGTGCTCGTATACCTAGTACAACTGTGGCTGCGCCAATGGCACATGATACAGTTCCTCTTTTAGGTACAAAATCATTCTTATCAGATAACAAAAATAAAGATGGTTTTTTAAATAAACTCTCTTTACCATACATGCGTTTACCTGGTTTTCAAAACATTAAACGTAATGATATTGTTGTTTTTAGCTGGCCAGCTGATACTTTAAAAACAATGTGGGGTGATCGTTCGAGAGAAGCAACTTATAAACCTATTGATAAAAGAACCAATTATGTAAAAAGAGCAACAGGTATTGCTGGAGATACTTTAGAGGTTCGTGATGGCTATGTATTTATTAATGGGGAAAAAACAGTTTTACCGGATAGAGCAAAGCCACAATGGTATTTTATAGTTGATACTGATGGAAAACAACTATCAGAAACTGTAATAAGAGAATTCAATAAAAACAGAGAAGCTAGAATGTCTAATGACGGTGTTTATTTCTTTAATCTTACCGATAAAGAAGCAGCTATATTAGCTAAAAACCCTATCGTAAAAAGTATTAAAAAGCGCTTACATCCTAGTGGGAATTATGATAAAACTGTTTTTCCGCACCACCCAAAATACGCCTGGTCTCATGATAATTTTGGCCCTATTTATATTCCCAAAAAAGGAACTACTGTTGCTTTAAATGAGAATACCATTCCTTTTTATGAGCAAATTATTAGAAGATACGAAAACAACGATTTAACAATTTTTGGAAATGATATTTTCATCAACGGTAAAAAAGCTAAAAACTACACTTTTAAGCAAGATTACTACTGGATGATGGGAGACAATCGCCAAAATTCATTAGATGCAAGAAACTGGGGATATGTACCTTTTGATCACGTAGTTGGTAAACCTGTTCTTATTTGGTTAAGTTGGGATCCTAATGCACCTAGTTTTATGGCCAAAATGAAATCTATTCGCTGGGACAGAATGTTCACCACTGTAGGTGGTAGTGGTAAACCCAATTCATACTTGTGGTTAGCGTTACTTATAATCGGTGGCTATATTGTTTATAGTTTTTATAAAGGTAAAAAGAAAGCATAA
- the dapB gene encoding 4-hydroxy-tetrahydrodipicolinate reductase produces the protein MKIALLGYGRMGKEIEKIALQRGHEIIIKTSDKEGYDISKADVAIDFSIPSSAFNNISNCINNQIPVISGTTGWLDRYDSIVELCNLKKGAFIYASNFSLGVNVFFELNKQLAKMMNALEQYSISIEEIHHTKKLDAPSGTAITLAEGVIENTNKENWELETLTSERNIPITAIRTPDVPGTHTTTYKSVVDTIDIKHTAHNRQGFALGAVIAAEWLVNKTGVYTMRDVLNLG, from the coding sequence ATGAAAATAGCCTTACTTGGTTATGGTAGAATGGGTAAAGAAATTGAAAAAATTGCTTTACAAAGAGGCCATGAAATTATAATAAAAACTTCTGATAAAGAAGGTTATGACATCTCTAAAGCTGATGTAGCAATTGATTTTAGCATTCCTTCTTCAGCATTTAATAATATTAGTAATTGTATAAATAATCAAATTCCTGTAATTTCTGGAACAACAGGTTGGCTTGATAGATATGATTCTATAGTTGAATTATGTAATCTTAAAAAAGGTGCTTTCATTTATGCTTCTAACTTTAGCCTAGGAGTAAATGTTTTCTTTGAGCTAAATAAACAATTAGCTAAAATGATGAATGCTTTAGAACAGTATAGTATTTCTATAGAAGAAATTCATCACACAAAAAAACTAGATGCCCCAAGCGGAACAGCAATTACATTAGCTGAAGGAGTTATAGAAAATACTAATAAAGAAAATTGGGAATTAGAGACTTTAACTTCTGAAAGAAACATCCCTATTACTGCTATTAGAACTCCAGATGTACCTGGTACGCATACCACCACATACAAATCAGTCGTTGATACTATTGACATTAAGCACACAGCTCATAATAGACAAGGATTTGCTTTAGGTGCAGTTATTGCTGCTGAATGGCTAGTTAATAAAACTGGTGTTTACACCATGAGAGATGTGTTAAACTTAGGTTAA